From one Streptomyces sp. CA-210063 genomic stretch:
- a CDS encoding 3-hydroxybutyryl-CoA dehydrogenase, giving the protein MTDFPTGDLARVGVVGCGQMGAGIAEVCARAGLDVKVAETTGEALEIGRTRLFNSLSKAAERGKISDEERDATQARLSFTTDLGEFADRDLVIEAVVENEQVKTEIFQVLDQVVTRPDAILASNTSSIPLVKLAVATSRPDHVIGIHFFNPAPVQKLVELIPALTTSEGTLSRAQLFAEKTLGKHAVRAQDRSGFVVNALLVPYLLSAIRMFESGIASREDIDNGMEMGCAHPMGPLKLSDLIGLDTIVSIAHSMYEEYKEPLYAAPPLLQRMVDAGRLGRKTGSGFYSYA; this is encoded by the coding sequence GTGACGGACTTCCCAACGGGAGATCTCGCACGAGTCGGAGTCGTGGGCTGCGGCCAGATGGGAGCGGGCATCGCCGAGGTGTGCGCCCGCGCCGGTCTGGACGTGAAGGTCGCCGAGACCACCGGTGAGGCCCTGGAGATCGGCCGTACCCGGCTGTTCAACTCCCTGTCCAAGGCGGCCGAGCGCGGCAAGATCAGCGACGAGGAGCGGGACGCCACCCAGGCGCGCCTCAGCTTCACCACCGACCTCGGCGAGTTCGCCGACCGTGACCTCGTCATCGAGGCGGTCGTGGAGAACGAGCAGGTGAAGACCGAGATCTTCCAGGTGCTCGACCAGGTGGTGACCCGCCCGGACGCGATCCTCGCCTCCAACACCTCCTCCATCCCGCTGGTGAAGCTCGCGGTCGCCACCTCGCGGCCCGACCATGTCATCGGCATCCACTTCTTCAACCCGGCCCCGGTGCAGAAGCTCGTGGAGCTGATTCCGGCGCTCACCACCTCCGAGGGCACCCTCAGCCGGGCGCAGCTGTTCGCCGAGAAGACGCTCGGCAAGCACGCCGTGCGCGCCCAGGACCGCTCGGGCTTCGTCGTCAACGCGCTGCTCGTGCCGTATCTGCTCTCCGCGATCCGGATGTTCGAGTCGGGCATCGCCAGCCGCGAGGACATCGACAACGGCATGGAGATGGGCTGCGCCCACCCGATGGGCCCGCTGAAGCTGTCCGACCTGATCGGCCTGGACACGATCGTCTCCATCGCCCATTCGATGTACGAGGAGTACAAGGAGCCGCTGTACGCCGCTCCCCCGCTGCTCCAGCGCATGGTCGACGCGGGCCGGCTCGGCCGGAAGACGGGGTCGGGCTTCTACTCGTACGCCTGA
- a CDS encoding glycoside hydrolase family 10 protein yields the protein MSRRAFWATAAATLVAAGGVAAGTAIAGGEPSPRRRADEGELRGMWLATVVNRDWPSKPDLTADEQRAELLTHLDTAVERRLNAVIFQVRPTADALWPSPYEPWSQYLTGTQGKDPGWDPLGTAVEEAHARGLELHAWFNPYRVANHTDPTRLVASHPARKNPDWVVPYGGKLYYNPGVPEVRAFVQKAMLDALRKYPVDAVHFDDYFYPYPVAGQVFDDDEAYDRYGGSFPNRAAWRRDNIDKLVRETAAQIKVIRPGTQFGISPFGVWRNAVTDERGSDTQAGVQTYDDLHADTRKWVRENWIDYIVPQLYWNIGFAAADYAKLLPWWAETARDSGTRLYIGEALYKAGDPAQPAAWQDPAELSAHLTLARDLPEARGHVFFSAREVGLDTIGAMARVVADHYQRPAEPPR from the coding sequence ATGTCACGACGGGCGTTCTGGGCGACCGCGGCGGCGACGCTCGTGGCGGCGGGCGGTGTCGCGGCGGGCACCGCCATCGCCGGTGGGGAGCCGAGCCCCCGTCGCAGGGCGGACGAGGGCGAACTGCGCGGCATGTGGCTGGCCACCGTCGTCAACCGCGACTGGCCCTCCAAGCCCGACTTGACCGCCGACGAGCAGCGCGCCGAGCTCCTCACCCATCTCGACACCGCCGTGGAGCGCCGCCTCAACGCGGTGATCTTCCAGGTCCGCCCCACCGCCGACGCGCTCTGGCCCTCCCCGTACGAGCCCTGGTCGCAGTACCTCACCGGCACCCAGGGCAAGGATCCCGGCTGGGACCCGCTGGGCACGGCGGTCGAGGAGGCCCACGCCCGGGGTCTTGAGCTGCACGCCTGGTTCAATCCGTACCGGGTCGCCAACCACACCGACCCGACCCGTCTCGTCGCCTCGCACCCGGCTCGGAAGAACCCCGACTGGGTCGTCCCCTACGGCGGCAAGCTCTACTACAATCCCGGCGTCCCCGAGGTCCGCGCCTTCGTTCAGAAGGCCATGCTCGACGCCCTGCGGAAGTATCCGGTCGACGCCGTGCACTTCGACGACTACTTCTATCCGTACCCGGTCGCGGGCCAGGTCTTCGACGACGACGAGGCGTACGACCGGTACGGCGGGAGCTTCCCGAACCGGGCGGCCTGGCGGCGCGACAACATCGACAAGCTGGTGCGGGAGACGGCGGCGCAGATCAAGGTGATCCGCCCCGGCACGCAGTTCGGCATCAGCCCCTTCGGAGTGTGGCGCAACGCCGTGACCGACGAACGGGGCTCGGACACCCAGGCCGGTGTGCAGACGTACGACGATCTGCACGCGGACACGCGGAAATGGGTCCGGGAGAACTGGATCGACTACATCGTCCCGCAGCTGTACTGGAACATCGGCTTCGCCGCCGCCGACTACGCCAAGCTGCTGCCCTGGTGGGCGGAGACCGCCCGCGACAGCGGGACGCGGCTGTACATCGGGGAGGCCCTGTACAAGGCGGGCGACCCGGCGCAGCCCGCGGCCTGGCAGGACCCCGCCGAGCTGTCGGCGCACCTCACCCTGGCCCGCGACCTTCCGGAGGCACGCGGGCATGTGTTCTTCTCGGCCAGGGAGGTCGGGCTCGACACGATCGGTGCGATGGCGCGTGTGGTCGCCGACCACTACCAGCGGCCGGCGGAACCACCTCGCTGA
- a CDS encoding DUF1918 domain-containing protein encodes MQADVGDTLLVHGRTVGHHDRTAEVLEVLGQNGNPPYRVRFNDDGHEALMSPGPDTVVRHPGDPK; translated from the coding sequence ATGCAGGCAGATGTAGGCGACACCCTGCTGGTGCACGGCAGGACCGTCGGACACCACGACCGGACCGCGGAGGTCCTGGAGGTGCTCGGCCAGAACGGGAATCCGCCCTACCGGGTCAGGTTCAACGACGACGGACACGAGGCGCTGATGTCCCCGGGCCCGGACACGGTCGTCCGCCACCCCGGAGATCCGAAGTAG
- a CDS encoding DMT family transporter, whose product MRAESSAIAQISVAVDGGREGARPRPATGGTLQAALGVTAFSLTFPATAWGLEGFGPWSLVAVRSVLAAVIAGGCLLALRVPLPGRRHWAGLAVVAGGVVVGFPLLTTLALRTSTTSHAAVVVGLLPLTTALFSALRMGTRPSRTFWTAALAGAAAVIAFTVTQSGGALTTADLHLFGALLVCAAGYTEGGRLARVMPGWQVIGWALVLCLPLSVPGALLALSYEPVQLTTHSVAGLLWVAAGSQFLGLVVWYRGMAAIGIPKASQLQLAQPLLTLVWSVLLLGEQLTPAAPLTAAAVLVCIAVTQRSAA is encoded by the coding sequence ATGAGAGCAGAGAGTAGCGCTATCGCCCAGATTTCAGTAGCGGTGGACGGTGGCCGGGAAGGCGCCCGACCTCGACCGGCCACCGGCGGCACCCTCCAGGCCGCCTTGGGCGTCACCGCCTTCTCGCTCACCTTTCCGGCCACCGCCTGGGGCCTGGAGGGCTTCGGCCCCTGGTCCCTCGTGGCCGTGCGCAGTGTCCTCGCCGCCGTGATCGCGGGCGGCTGTCTGCTGGCCCTGAGGGTGCCGCTGCCGGGCCGCCGGCACTGGGCGGGGCTCGCGGTGGTCGCCGGCGGTGTCGTGGTCGGCTTCCCCTTGCTGACCACGCTCGCACTGCGGACCTCGACGACCTCTCACGCCGCCGTCGTGGTCGGTCTGCTCCCGCTGACGACCGCCCTGTTCTCTGCGCTGCGCATGGGCACCCGCCCCTCGCGCACCTTCTGGACCGCCGCCCTCGCCGGCGCCGCCGCGGTCATCGCGTTCACCGTGACACAGAGCGGCGGCGCCCTCACGACCGCCGATCTCCACCTCTTCGGCGCCCTGCTGGTGTGCGCGGCCGGTTACACCGAGGGCGGCCGGCTGGCCCGGGTGATGCCGGGCTGGCAGGTCATCGGCTGGGCCCTGGTGCTGTGTCTGCCGCTGAGCGTGCCGGGCGCCCTGCTGGCCCTGTCGTACGAGCCGGTCCAGCTGACCACGCACAGTGTGGCCGGGCTTCTCTGGGTGGCCGCCGGGTCCCAGTTCCTGGGGCTGGTCGTCTGGTACCGGGGCATGGCGGCGATCGGCATACCGAAGGCCAGCCAGTTGCAGCTGGCGCAGCCCCTGCTCACACTGGTGTGGTCGGTGCTGCTGCTCGGCGAGCAGCTCACCCCGGCCGCACCCCTGACGGCCGCCGCCGTACTGGTCTGCATCGCGGTCACCCAGCGCTCAGCCGCCTGA
- a CDS encoding aminotransferase-like domain-containing protein — protein sequence MQERSSGAELAEQLRKELDRYSSGGKLPSSRALVERFRVSPVTVSRALAQLAAEGLVVTRPGAGAFRASPRESGAAPVGDTSWQEVALSADGSAEPSPRTVDASGVLVSLATPPPGVIEFNGGYLHPSLQPEQAMGAALSRAGRRPGVWARPPVEGVPELREWFARSIGGAITAAEVIVAAGGQSALTTALRALAPPGAPVLVESPTYPGMLAIARAAGLRPVPVPVDADGVKPALLADAFKASGARVFVCQPLFQNPTGAALSADRRGEVLRIAREAGAFVIEDDFVRRLVHEDAGPLPRPLAADDPDGVVVHVSSLTKATSPSFRVGALAARGPVLERLRAIQVVDTFFVPRPLQEAALELVGSPAWPRHLRAVSRELKNRRNVLTSELRMHLPELALPHIPSGGYHLWLRLPDGTDEPALVAAALRAGVAVTPGRPYFSAEPPAGHLRLSFAGVTGAGEIAEGVRRLRTAVNGSTAWA from the coding sequence ATGCAAGAGCGTAGCAGTGGGGCGGAACTGGCGGAACAGCTGCGAAAGGAGCTGGACCGCTACTCATCCGGTGGAAAGCTGCCGTCGAGCCGGGCGCTCGTCGAGCGCTTCCGGGTGAGCCCGGTGACCGTCTCCCGAGCCCTGGCGCAGCTGGCCGCCGAGGGGCTCGTGGTGACCCGGCCGGGAGCGGGAGCCTTCCGGGCGAGCCCCCGCGAGAGCGGGGCGGCGCCCGTGGGGGACACGTCCTGGCAGGAGGTCGCGCTCAGCGCCGACGGCAGCGCCGAGCCGTCTCCCCGCACGGTGGACGCCTCGGGGGTGCTGGTCTCGCTCGCCACTCCGCCGCCCGGCGTGATCGAGTTCAACGGCGGCTATCTGCACCCGTCGCTGCAACCGGAGCAGGCGATGGGTGCGGCCCTGTCCCGGGCGGGGCGGCGGCCCGGGGTGTGGGCGCGGCCGCCGGTCGAGGGCGTCCCGGAGCTGCGCGAGTGGTTCGCGCGGAGCATCGGCGGCGCGATCACCGCGGCGGAGGTGATCGTCGCGGCGGGCGGCCAGTCCGCCCTGACCACCGCCCTGCGCGCCCTCGCGCCGCCCGGGGCACCCGTACTGGTCGAATCGCCCACCTATCCGGGCATGCTGGCCATCGCGCGGGCGGCCGGGCTGCGGCCCGTTCCGGTGCCGGTGGACGCGGACGGGGTCAAGCCCGCCCTGCTCGCCGACGCGTTCAAGGCGTCCGGCGCCCGCGTCTTCGTCTGCCAGCCGCTCTTCCAGAACCCCACCGGCGCCGCGCTGTCCGCCGACCGCCGCGGCGAGGTGCTGCGGATCGCCCGCGAGGCGGGGGCCTTCGTGATCGAGGACGACTTCGTACGCCGACTCGTGCACGAGGACGCCGGGCCACTGCCGCGACCGCTGGCGGCCGACGACCCGGACGGTGTGGTCGTGCACGTCTCCTCGCTGACCAAGGCGACCTCGCCCAGCTTCCGCGTCGGTGCCCTGGCCGCCCGGGGCCCGGTCCTGGAACGGCTGCGCGCCATCCAGGTCGTCGACACCTTCTTCGTACCGCGCCCCCTCCAGGAGGCCGCCCTCGAACTCGTCGGCTCACCCGCCTGGCCCCGCCATCTCCGGGCGGTCTCCAGGGAGTTGAAGAACCGTCGCAATGTGCTGACCTCCGAGCTGCGCATGCACCTCCCCGAACTCGCCCTGCCGCACATCCCCTCCGGCGGGTACCACCTGTGGCTGCGCCTCCCCGACGGCACGGACGAACCCGCGCTGGTCGCCGCCGCCCTCCGCGCGGGCGTCGCGGTCACCCCCGGCCGCCCCTACTTCAGCGCCGAACCCCCGGCCGGACACCTGCGGTTGAGCTTCGCGGGAGTCACCGGGGCGGGGGAGATCGCGGAGGGGGTGCGGAGGTTGCGTACGGCGGTAAACGGTTCGACAGCGTGGGCCTGA
- a CDS encoding GNAT family N-acetyltransferase: MSDELNLSLPEGYEISDDPGRIDVGRVHHWLSTDAYWAIGRPREKQESAIHGSLNFGAYEVGSGEQVAYARVVTDRTTFAWLCDVYVDRSARGKGLGTALVAAAREHLRPYGLRRILLATHDAHGVYAKLGFEPLAKPDQWMALVLE; the protein is encoded by the coding sequence ATGAGCGATGAGTTGAACCTCAGCCTCCCCGAGGGCTACGAGATCTCCGACGACCCCGGCCGCATCGACGTCGGACGCGTCCACCACTGGCTGTCCACCGACGCGTACTGGGCCATCGGCCGCCCCCGAGAGAAGCAGGAGAGCGCGATACACGGCTCGCTCAACTTCGGGGCGTACGAGGTGGGTTCGGGGGAGCAGGTGGCGTACGCGCGGGTGGTGACCGACCGGACCACGTTCGCGTGGCTCTGCGATGTGTACGTCGACCGGTCGGCGCGCGGGAAGGGCCTCGGCACCGCCCTGGTCGCCGCCGCGCGCGAGCACCTGCGGCCGTACGGTCTGCGCCGCATCCTGCTCGCCACGCACGACGCGCACGGCGTCTACGCGAAGCTCGGGTTCGAGCCGCTCGCCAAGCCGGACCAGTGGATGGCGCTCGTGCTCGAGTGA
- a CDS encoding histidine phosphatase family protein: MHLRVTFVAAARCSSLLAERFEDDRPLDQAGWEEVQRAAHELVPLAAAELRYCSPTPRSRATGDALGYAPLAQPALRDCDMGRWRGFTLGEAMAREPSAVDAWLADPHSVPHGGESLNAFISRIGGWLDTRPADDGGRIVAVAEPSVLRAALVYALKAPPSSYWNMDIRPLSTVTVAGRSGRWNLRLGADR; the protein is encoded by the coding sequence ATGCATCTTCGGGTCACGTTCGTCGCCGCCGCGCGCTGCTCCTCGCTGCTCGCGGAGCGTTTCGAGGACGACCGGCCGCTGGACCAGGCCGGCTGGGAGGAAGTGCAGCGCGCCGCCCACGAGCTGGTGCCGCTGGCGGCGGCCGAGCTGCGCTACTGCTCGCCGACGCCCCGCAGCCGGGCCACCGGTGACGCCCTCGGCTACGCGCCGCTGGCCCAGCCCGCGCTGCGGGACTGCGACATGGGCCGCTGGCGCGGTTTCACGCTCGGCGAGGCCATGGCCCGGGAGCCCTCGGCGGTGGACGCCTGGCTCGCCGACCCGCACTCCGTCCCGCACGGTGGCGAGTCGCTGAACGCCTTCATCTCCCGGATAGGCGGCTGGCTCGACACCCGTCCGGCGGACGACGGCGGCCGTATCGTCGCCGTCGCCGAGCCGTCCGTGCTGCGCGCCGCCCTGGTCTACGCGCTGAAGGCCCCGCCGTCGTCGTACTGGAACATGGACATCCGCCCCTTGTCGACGGTCACGGTGGCCGGTCGTTCGGGCCGCTGGAATCTGCGGCTGGGTGCCGACCGGTAG
- a CDS encoding DUF6314 family protein produces MGGFRPVPDVLAHLSGSWRVRRSVRDLASGAEGQFAGTTVFSPLDDGGLLYREVGTFTWQGVPRPAERTLRFLPGPTPGTADVRFADGRPFHDLDLTTGHWRTDHPCVADLYRGEFEVYDEDRWRTTWRVGGPAKDQLLVTDYTRERTR; encoded by the coding sequence ATGGGCGGGTTCCGGCCAGTGCCCGATGTGCTGGCCCACCTCTCCGGGAGTTGGCGGGTCCGGCGGTCCGTGCGGGATCTCGCGAGCGGGGCGGAAGGGCAGTTCGCGGGGACGACCGTTTTCAGCCCGCTGGACGACGGCGGTCTCCTGTACCGCGAGGTCGGAACCTTCACCTGGCAGGGCGTCCCGCGCCCGGCCGAACGCACCCTGCGCTTCCTGCCTGGCCCCACGCCCGGCACGGCGGACGTCCGCTTCGCCGACGGCCGCCCCTTCCACGACCTGGACCTGACCACCGGCCACTGGCGGACGGACCACCCCTGCGTCGCGGACCTCTACCGGGGCGAGTTCGAGGTGTACGACGAGGACCGCTGGCGTACGACCTGGCGGGTCGGCGGCCCCGCGAAGGACCAGCTCCTGGTCACCGACTACACGCGCGAGCGCACGCGGTAG
- a CDS encoding alpha-L-arabinofuranosidase C-terminal domain-containing protein, producing the protein MSRSTRTRWRLGLTTTAFLVAAASVPAPAHAEDVTDYAITVDPAAKGAKIDDTMYGVFFEDINRAADGGLYAELVQNRSFEYSTADNRAYTPLTSWTVDGTAQVVNDDGRLNDRNRNYLSLGAGSAVTNAGYNTGVRVEEGKKYDFSVWARAESPATLTVTLQDADGTLAEARQVAVKGGWAKYRATFTATRTSSDGRLAVASSGAAALDEVSLFPRDTYKGHKNGLRKDLAEKIAALKPGFVRFPGGCLVNTGSMQDYSEASNWERKRSYQWKDTIGPVEQRATNANFWGYNQSYGLGYYEYFQFSEDVGAMPLPVVPALVTGCGQNKATDDDALLQRHIQDTLDLIEFANGPVTSEWGKKRAQMGHPRPFHLTHLGVGNEENLPDEFFARFQKFRAAIEAKYPDITVISNSGPDDTGTTFDTAWQLNREGHVDMVDEHYYNSPQWFLQNNDRYDSYDRGGPKVFLGEYASQGNAFKNALSEAAFMTGLERNADIVKLASYAPLLANEDYVQWSPDMIWFNNHASWNSANYETQKLFMNNVGDRVVPSTATGTPALTGPISGAVGLSTWATTAAYDDVRVTAADGTSLLSDDFGGDASKWTHNGRGSWSIQDGQYVQTDVAAENTMVWAGDTAWHDYDVKVKATKKAGKEGFLVAFGVKDTGNFYWWNLGGWNNTTSAVEQAVDGGKSTLISKPGTIETGRTYDVEVKVRGRQVTLLLDGQEWGSFTDDKPAEPFRQVVTRDAKTGDLIVKVVNAQSADARTAIDLGGAKVRSKARVTTLTAAPDAVNTETATPVAPVSSTFSGVAGEFSYTFPANSVTFLRIRKR; encoded by the coding sequence ATGTCACGCAGCACCCGCACCCGTTGGAGACTCGGCCTCACCACCACCGCCTTCCTGGTGGCGGCCGCCTCGGTCCCGGCGCCCGCGCACGCCGAGGACGTCACCGACTACGCGATCACCGTCGACCCGGCCGCCAAGGGCGCGAAGATCGACGACACGATGTACGGCGTCTTCTTCGAGGACATCAACCGGGCCGCGGACGGCGGCCTCTACGCCGAACTGGTGCAGAACCGGTCCTTCGAGTACTCGACCGCCGACAACCGCGCCTACACCCCCCTCACCTCCTGGACCGTCGACGGCACCGCGCAGGTCGTGAACGACGACGGCCGGCTCAACGACCGCAACCGCAACTACCTCTCCCTGGGCGCCGGTTCGGCCGTCACGAACGCCGGCTACAACACCGGCGTCCGCGTCGAGGAGGGCAAGAAGTACGACTTCTCGGTGTGGGCGCGCGCCGAGAGCCCCGCGACGCTGACCGTCACCCTCCAGGACGCCGACGGCACGCTCGCCGAGGCCCGCCAGGTCGCCGTCAAGGGCGGCTGGGCCAAGTACCGGGCCACCTTCACCGCGACCCGCACCAGCAGCGACGGCCGTCTCGCCGTCGCCTCCTCGGGCGCCGCCGCCCTCGACGAGGTGTCCCTCTTCCCGCGCGACACCTACAAGGGGCACAAGAACGGTCTGCGCAAGGACCTCGCCGAGAAGATCGCCGCCCTGAAGCCGGGCTTCGTCCGCTTCCCCGGCGGCTGCCTGGTCAACACCGGCTCCATGCAGGACTACAGCGAGGCCTCGAACTGGGAGCGCAAGCGCTCGTACCAGTGGAAGGACACCATCGGCCCCGTCGAGCAGCGCGCCACGAATGCCAACTTCTGGGGCTACAACCAGTCCTACGGCCTCGGCTACTACGAGTACTTCCAGTTCTCCGAGGACGTCGGCGCGATGCCGCTGCCCGTGGTGCCCGCCCTCGTCACCGGCTGCGGCCAGAACAAGGCCACCGACGACGACGCCCTGCTCCAGCGCCACATCCAGGACACGCTGGACCTCATCGAGTTCGCCAACGGGCCCGTGACCAGCGAGTGGGGCAAGAAGCGGGCGCAGATGGGTCACCCCAGGCCCTTCCACCTCACCCACCTCGGCGTCGGCAACGAGGAGAACCTGCCCGACGAGTTCTTCGCCCGCTTCCAGAAGTTCCGGGCCGCCATCGAGGCGAAGTACCCCGACATCACGGTGATCTCGAACTCCGGCCCCGACGACACGGGCACCACCTTCGACACCGCGTGGCAGCTGAACCGCGAGGGACACGTCGACATGGTCGACGAGCACTACTACAACAGCCCCCAGTGGTTCCTCCAGAACAACGACCGCTACGACTCCTACGACCGCGGCGGCCCGAAGGTCTTCCTCGGCGAGTACGCCTCCCAGGGCAACGCCTTCAAGAACGCCCTCTCCGAGGCCGCGTTCATGACCGGCCTGGAGCGCAACGCCGACATCGTGAAGCTCGCCTCCTACGCACCACTCCTCGCCAACGAGGACTATGTGCAGTGGAGTCCCGACATGATCTGGTTCAACAACCACGCGTCGTGGAACTCCGCCAACTACGAGACGCAGAAGCTCTTCATGAACAACGTCGGCGACCGTGTGGTGCCGTCGACGGCCACCGGCACACCGGCGCTGACCGGCCCGATCTCCGGAGCCGTGGGCCTGTCCACCTGGGCCACGACAGCGGCGTACGACGATGTGCGGGTGACGGCCGCGGACGGCACGAGCCTGCTCAGCGACGACTTCGGCGGTGACGCCTCGAAGTGGACCCACAACGGCCGGGGCAGCTGGAGCATCCAGGACGGGCAGTACGTGCAGACGGACGTGGCTGCCGAGAACACCATGGTCTGGGCCGGTGACACCGCCTGGCACGACTACGACGTGAAGGTGAAGGCCACCAAGAAGGCCGGCAAGGAGGGCTTCCTGGTCGCCTTCGGCGTCAAGGACACCGGCAACTTCTACTGGTGGAACCTCGGCGGCTGGAACAACACCACCAGCGCGGTCGAGCAGGCCGTGGACGGCGGCAAGTCCACGCTGATCTCCAAGCCGGGGACGATCGAGACGGGCCGTACGTACGACGTCGAGGTCAAGGTGCGCGGGCGGCAGGTGACCCTGCTGCTCGACGGCCAGGAGTGGGGGAGCTTCACCGACGACAAGCCGGCGGAGCCGTTCCGGCAGGTGGTGACGCGTGACGCGAAGACCGGTGATCTGATCGTCAAGGTCGTCAACGCGCAGTCCGCGGACGCGCGTACCGCCATCGACCTCGGTGGGGCCAAGGTCCGCTCGAAGGCCCGGGTGACCACGCTGACCGCCGCGCCGGATGCGGTGAACACGGAGACGGCTACGCCGGTCGCGCCGGTTTCGTCGACGTTCAGTGGGGTGGCTGGGGAGTTCAGTTACACGTTTCCGGCGAACTCTGTGACGTTCCTGCGGATCAGGAAGCGGTGA
- a CDS encoding LysR family substrate-binding domain-containing protein: MTGSEASPSFRLAYVPGVTPTKWVRIWNERLPDVPLTLLQVSAAEAFGLLREGGADAGFVRLPVDRADLSAIPLYTETTVVVIPKDHVVAAVDEVTTEDLADEVVLHPLDDTLDWERPPGEPAFERPATTADAIELVAAGIGLLVVPQSLARLHHRKDLTYRPVTDAPESRVALSWPQDATTDLVEDFIGIVRGRTVNSSRGRTKAPEEKQPPKARRAAAAGKPTTRNPRGSRNTKSGGKAGKPRRRS; encoded by the coding sequence GTGACAGGCTCGGAAGCATCCCCTTCGTTCCGGCTCGCGTACGTCCCGGGAGTGACGCCCACGAAGTGGGTGCGGATCTGGAACGAGCGGTTGCCCGACGTCCCCCTGACCCTCCTCCAGGTGTCCGCCGCCGAGGCGTTCGGCCTGCTGCGGGAGGGCGGTGCGGACGCCGGTTTCGTACGGCTGCCGGTGGACCGGGCCGACCTCAGCGCGATCCCCCTCTACACCGAGACCACGGTGGTCGTGATCCCCAAGGACCACGTCGTCGCGGCGGTCGACGAGGTGACCACCGAGGACCTGGCGGACGAGGTCGTGCTGCATCCCCTCGACGACACCCTCGACTGGGAGCGCCCGCCGGGAGAGCCCGCGTTCGAGCGTCCCGCCACCACGGCGGACGCGATCGAGCTGGTGGCGGCCGGAATCGGGCTGCTCGTCGTCCCCCAGTCGCTCGCCCGCCTGCACCACCGCAAGGACCTCACCTACCGGCCGGTCACGGACGCCCCCGAGTCACGGGTCGCCCTGTCCTGGCCGCAGGACGCGACCACCGACCTGGTCGAGGACTTCATCGGAATCGTCCGGGGCCGGACCGTCAACAGCTCACGCGGCCGCACCAAGGCCCCGGAGGAGAAGCAGCCGCCGAAGGCCAGGCGTGCCGCCGCGGCCGGCAAGCCGACCACCCGAAACCCCCGCGGCAGCAGGAACACAAAGAGCGGCGGCAAGGCCGGAAAGCCCCGCCGCCGCTCCTAG
- a CDS encoding DUF5997 family protein: MTSHQTTQTMKPATAAKKLGVYLEATPAEFREGVVTRAELTALQANPPAWLEELRRNGPHPRPVVAEKLGVSIAGLARGGVTEALTTEQIEALKQDSPEWLRKERATQAEVRKEGARIKKRNAERAAQSDGRRS; encoded by the coding sequence ATGACGTCGCACCAGACCACCCAGACCATGAAGCCCGCCACCGCGGCGAAGAAGCTGGGTGTGTACCTCGAAGCCACTCCCGCCGAGTTCCGGGAGGGCGTCGTCACGCGCGCCGAGCTGACCGCGCTCCAGGCGAACCCGCCCGCCTGGCTGGAGGAACTGCGCCGCAACGGCCCGCACCCGCGCCCTGTGGTCGCCGAGAAACTGGGCGTCTCCATCGCGGGGCTCGCGCGCGGGGGAGTCACCGAGGCCCTCACCACCGAGCAGATCGAGGCCCTGAAGCAGGACAGCCCCGAGTGGCTGCGGAAGGAGCGCGCCACCCAGGCGGAGGTCCGCAAGGAAGGCGCCCGCATCAAGAAGCGCAACGCGGAGCGAGCGGCCCAGTCGGACGGCCGGCGTTCCTGA